ggcactttccatgggcgCTCCCAAACCTAGGCTTAGggttgcttattatggagtctatgggagatagtcatCCCATAATTCAAACTTTCTACATAATGAGTATCCAGATAACAGATCATTTACCTGTATTAGGAGCAGTGACAGCTGGACAAAGGCTATTCTCTACCACATAGCAGAGGTGGttaaaatgccctgtgtgccactacccttaaagctggccatacacgcacagatagcATCGggcaaaaccttgtttcgtatgatattcggtgcgtgtatggaggATCAACGAGGCGACCAATGTCGCAAAggatattggtcatctcatcaatcgggcgggttaaaagattttgagcaaaatctacgttaagGGATGAATCGGCAGATGGaaatagaattcctattgtttctccttcaatatgtgacgattcagccctgaacggcaGTGGGGGAAatgaccaatggttgcaggagcAAAAcgtaattgctatgtgtatggccgcTTTAAGAGAAATAGCGTGGAAATCTCTAACTTTTAAACATGCCTTGTGCCACAGGCAGATCCAAAAGAATTGACTGTAAATACAACACCTGAAGGAAATTCTGTATTAAAGGGAATACATGGAAAAACGTATATGACTGAGTGCAGACACTCCTTAATCCCATAGGGCCACAGGAATCAGTGACTGAAGGCCAGACGCTTCATAAGTGCCACGTCTTAAAAGTAGAGTCTTTTAATTGGCTGCAGGTATGATTCATCCCTGTGTGAGGTCACTGCTATGTCTAGGAATCATCTTGAAATAGACATTATTCCTATGGTTTGGAGAGCAGAATGAATTCAACATATGTTACAGTAACCCTTTCTAAAAGTAGGTGCTGTgtggataaatacaaaaatgtttttttccttctttacAGATTTCTTTCATTGAAGCTTTTTCCATAGCCAGCTATATTAGCATCTTTAGTCCCATTtgacaaaaccacacctgaaaagcataaaggtggccatacacgtaacaatccgctcgcctggtgaggtcgccgagcgagcggatcttctcccgatatccccacctacgggtgggcgatatcagggaatttaggctaattcggtcgtttgtcCCCAGAATATCTGTATATCCATATCTGTATTAGAaacattttatatagtaaatgTTACAATCGCTGTGAAGAATCAGCCCTATGTTATGGCTCCCAATCCCCCACTTCCCAGTGCTGCTGTTTACGATTAAAGATGTGTCACCGTCTGCACTTCGGCTGAGGCTTCACACTGTTAACTCCTTCAGTGCAAACTGCCCCAGCTTGAAGCCTCTTTCACAATATTGGGGTCGAAAGCCGACACCTTACACAAACAGTGGACATTTTCCACATAATGTGTGGTTTTGACACAAGGAATGTACAAATTGCTTTGGCTTAGAATGTAGCAGTGAAAATGGCAACAGagacccatttttttttttagacagggCAGAGAGGGACTCATATTTGTGCTAAAGTGATACAGAGCTAAGCTGGAATTCTGGAGCCATTAGATGGCCTTTCATACTCGCAAGAAGGGAAACGTTTTGAAGcaagacaatacaggtatgggttcccttatctggaaacccgttatccagaaagttccgaattacggaaaggccatctcccatagactgactccattataagcaaataatttgaatttttaaaaatgattttccctgtaataataaaacaaaaaataaaatcttgtacttgatcccaactaagatataatgaatcattattggaggcagaacaatcctattgggtttattcaatatttacatgattttttacagatttaagttatggtgatccaaattacggaaatattccttatccaaaaaaatcccaggtcccaagcattctggataataggtcccatacctgtacaatcaatcCAGAGATAATGCATTGAAAATGAATTAAAACTGATGATGCATTAACACTAGTATGATTTAAAGCACAAGAAGTATTCTGGATGTTAATGATCCCAGCACATGGGTCTGATACAGAGCCGCAAATTACCTCTAGTACAGAGGCTTCTACAAAACAccggaaaaaaaggaaatattaccTGATCGCTCTGACTAGTTCATGGAAAGACTCATCCACATTTAGTCGAATTTTAGCAGAAGCCTCCATATAGGGAATGTGATTTTCCCGTGCAAAGCTAAGAGCTTCCTCTTTGGTCACCTATGAAAGGCAAAAAACAGAAATTAAGCAACAGAGAGATCCCATAGACCTGTTGTTCAGTATGTAGCAGGAACATAACTGGATCATTTGTAGTTACCAAAATGTCTTCTTACAGACACCAAGCTTCTTTCAAAAATATACTGGGGTTGCGAGCTGGAGTTCAAAATACATGTGTAATGTAAGTTATTtattagaatatattttataagaAGCAGGAAAAGTATAATCACTGAGGggagccaaaatattaggcacccccagtcatTATAACCACTTACCGGAGTCCCTGGGCAGGTACTGCTGTTAATtgcaaattagggatgcaccaaactcactttttttggattcagcttaacccagaatcctttgttaTTATTCCCATATATTACAAGGCTCTCTGTGCAGAATTGCCTAGGCACATATACTTATCTGCACAGGTATTAGAAGTTGAAGTGAAAATAAAACCTGCTTATAAATAGGGTTAATTTTTCAAACAAAAGAATGACTCAAAATATACGTTTTTCCCACCCGATGGTTCTCTTTTATGGGTTCTGAACAGGGAACTAACAACTAGAATTGAGAAGTGACATAAGAAGATTCCTCAAATAAGTACAGTATTCCGGCTTGACCTGACCACATCATCAAACAATGTCCACATTAACTGCTTAAAATACTTTATGATGATGTGTTATTTTTAGTCACATTAGTAGATTTGGATGTTATGTATTTATGCATTCCAAAAATTCAGTGGTCTGGAATGTTCTGCTTCGGCCTTGGACAATGGTGATGTGTAGATTAGTCCAAAATTTGCAGGTCAGGTTGCGGGCCAAAAATCTACCCATTGCCCAACCTACCTGCAATGTCAATGCCCAGGTTCGGAGAGGATGGGTTATGGTCAGACGCATCACTATTGGACAACCCGTAAGTATTCAATGGGCTGTTTGTAGCGATACTGTACAACCAGCTATACACAATGATGAAATGCTATTCcaatcattaaaggaaaactataaccctgaacaatgtaggtctctataaaaatatataacatgaaAACATCTCATATGTAaaagcctgcttcatctaaataatcaatttttataaaatatacttttctactagtatgtgctattgggtaatcccaaatagaaaattgccattttaagaattaagagccgccccctgagatcataggattcacagtgcacacaaacaagccaaggcacacatacatgctaggccccatcagccaattaatggacagaggtatgtcttttactcccacactacttcctgttacagttagagctgcattatttcctgtcagctgatctctgagggagcacacagcccatcaaaaAATGGTCGCTCGAggcaaaggatgtaaaagggcaatatttactgagaatatatatatattggattcTTTACTAGGTcacttatataaattatttgttggttaggtattaattctgggggtataattttcctttaaaaggatCAGTGGCGGCTCCTCTTTACTTGCTCAACTGCAGATGCACCATGCCCTCACCAACAAGGTACCTTAGCAGAAGAGATTTTCAGCTTAGGGCCATGGTACGCTGTGCATGTTGCTGCCTGCATTAATTTGCAAGAAATCGTGTGGTCAGCAAAACGTGCAGTGCGCTATGGTCCTTAGGCTTACTAATAAATGCTTTCATATAAGAACATCCCACACGCTGTATAAATTCTTCCTTATCCTCGTATGTAAGCGTCTCACCTGCCTCTGCAGATCCAGATCTGCTTTATTGCCAACCAGAATCATGGGAAACTCGTCTCTGTCCTTGACGCGAAGAATCTGCGTGTGAAACTTGCTCATTTCATTAAAGCTGAGAGAGGAAAAGAGAAAAAGTTTAGAAATCATATTAAGTGCCACAGAAGCagtattacatatattttaaggGGAAGCAATTTAGCAATTTGGGGTGTCAATGCTGACACCTCAAATCTCCCAACACTGGTTGGACAACATAATAACTAAGGCTAATTGGGCACTGGCATTTACTCTGCCAAGTGTTTCTCTACATTGTGCACCAGAAGGCAGCAGCCCATGATGGTGAGCAATGTCTGATTGGGAAATACACCACTCTGTGGCTCAGGGGTGCTGTAAATGGGAAAAGTACACCAATCTACCGGTAGAACTACACCTTCAACACCACAGTACAAAAGCAGGTCACAGGACCCTGTACAGGAGCATTTAGCAGCTAGAGtggtaataataaaagtaatgatCAGTGTGGAACAAACTGCACAACATTATTGAGTCCATTCTAGCGCTTTCAATCATAATGGGCCCTCAGATATTTCCAGAGTGCAGATTTCTTTACACATGCACTACCAACAGGAGCCAGCAGGGGCAGCAGTAATCCCAAAGCTTACTTACAGTGAAACTTTAATTAAACATACCCCAATTTTatattttctctcattttacaATGTGTTTGTGGTCCCATACATCTAATTTTACATACTGCCGGTTTATAGCCTCAGCTTACCTTCCTCTGTCATTGATTGCGAAGATCAAAAGGAAACCCTCTCCTGTTCGCATGTACTGTTCCCTCATTGCCCCAAACTCTTCTTGGCCTGCTGTGTCCAAAACTGTTGATGAAAACAATAGTGTGTTAATATCTTGCCTCGCTACATGGGACCCTACCAATCACATTTTGGCAGCAGGACATGCAGCTCCAATGCTACTTGCAGTCAGTGGAGCAGTGGTAGGATTAGCACGGGACAGATGTAATGGGTTTAGTAGCCATTTCCGTTACAAATAACTTGTTTACTGAATGTATATTGCGGAAGCGctcagaattatttttttctgttatcaGGCAAAATCTTTGACCACAACTTGTCAAACAGCATCCCCACATCACCTATAAATACAACCTTGTTGGTTGATAATACACACGGGAAATGCAAAAAGTCAGCTTCCTGTTTGTGAGGAAActttttagaaaagcaaagcGATTGCATCCAATCTCTCAGAGTGACTGTGAGTGAAGTTAAACACTGGGCCTTGGCATTTATCACTGTCATTGCAGGTCCCCCACAATGCTACCCACCTCTGAGAGAAAAGTCAGTGTTAGTCTGAGAAAATTGTGCTGTGGGTGGGGGAAAGCACCCTATTTTATGTGAGGCCTTTCCCGCCAGAgctgatgcagaaagagaagaattgttttgcagctggatttcagcatataaaaatggtatttattcatacttttggaaggaacagattacagtgatgtgTATATTAGGGGTTCccttgttgtgtggggctcttaatTTTTGGTCCGGAAGTCATAGTTACCCTTTAAGGGCCAAAGTCTCCCAGAACTGAAATGcactaggccagtgctgtccaactggcggcccgcgggccgcatgtggcccgcgacccccctctgtgtggccccccacctgtctggctgctttgatggcttacctttgagtaagctttaaatggtatcagtactgagattaactggccccctgcatggttctcacctcagattcaggctgtaatccctctgtattgtttaaaaatgtaatcccctgtgtttttcacaccttttaatacctgcatagttcaccccctgcattgttcacacctcaggctcaggctgtaatcacccacattgttcacttcttcacacctcagacataggtactgtaggcagagtatggcacatacagccagcatagggcagggagggtatggcacacacaggcagggtagggcaggcagagcatggcaaacagaggcagcatagggaaggcagagcatggcacacagaggcagcatagggaaggcttgccctatgctgcttgtgggaggtgaacctggcaggggtttgttgtgggagtttgttagcagttggaaatagccaataaatggtcccaaaggtgtgtaattatgtactgggggttgctctgctatccaccatgtatgctagagaaattccggccctcggcaccgtagaagttggacagcactgcactaggccATTCAAGTGGGAGGTGATGGCTGGTGCTTGTTAGCCAGCTGTAATACTCAGGCTGGAACAAATCAGCGAGGGGGGTCCTCTAATCCAACTTTACAATGTTTTCCGATTCCTTCCTGCCAGCAGGTGGCGTATGTGCCAATGCCGGCTGGGGGCTGTGGCGTCCCTACTACAAGATATAAGTTCCCATGCATGCTCCACTTGGAATGCCAAATATGCAGCATATTCAGCAGAAAAAACAACTATCCAGTGTATACAGAGCGGCCGGATGAGGAATGGCTCATGGCTCGTGGCTCACAGGGTAGTGGCTGAGGTAATGTAACAGAAAGACAAATACCCTCAGTTACACTCATTCTCTTGAATTCTGTGGCCCCAATTTCTAAGGTGACTTCAAGCACTCAGCGTTGGGGGGGTGTACTGTATCTGCTTTCTTTGGCAAAGGAGATCATTGTGTCACATTCCAGGCATTCCGAATATTTCCCCCCTGGGCTCTGCCCCTGCACTGAAACCCAAGCACAAGACCTCACCTCCACTCCCAGGAATGTTATCTCTGTTCCTTGCCCAGGATGGAAATTCTAGAGCATCTCACCTCTGCACAGCTCAGTTCCTTACCGTAATACACCTAATCTGCACAATGGCATGTGTTAATTGACTATTTTATTCTGGGAGTCAGGTTGGTGACCcatgatttatttaaaattaatatattactactgtctacaaaataaatatattgtggttattaaaatataaactaTGTCATGTCAAAGGTGCTACAACTTCCAGCACTTTATAATCTTCAGTTGCTGAGGGAACTGGGAGTAACACTCCTGCTATCAACTATATTGGAAAGTTACAACTGGGGATTACAGAAAGATTTTTACAAGCTCTCATTTTCCCATTTATCATCAACATTTTCCTAACAGTCAGGGAAATGTTAATGCTTTGTGTAGTCAAATGTATTCATTTGTAGTGGGGTGTCAAGAGCTGCTGCTCAGCTACGTTGAGCACAACACATATGGAATTCAGGCaataatttttgtttatgtttacTAATTGTTTAATAGGAAGacatcattatatttattttcgGTACATCTGTAGCACTCacaaaaaataacacaatatatTGGCCCATTTGTGTCCGATTAGTGCCTTACCACCCAAGGTGTTCCTAAGGTAAACTACCAGTATGCACTACTACTACTAGTCTCATCCCTAAAATTATACACCtttaagaaatataaatagttgaGCTGAAATAACTGCGTGAAGAATGCAGATTAAATACTTACTGTCGAGCCTTGTTTGCTTTCCATCGATGGAACAAATTTTTGTATAAGAATCTTCAATGGTTGGGTCATAATCCGAAACAAAATAAGACTGTGAGAGAGAGCATACAAGGCATTAGTAGAATGTTACAATAAATGTTCAAGAGCAATAATAATGGACTAGATCCATATATAGGGGAAAGCTATGAGTGCttattatatatatgcatttatacagTGCTGGCATGTTGTTCTTTCAGTCCCTTCCCCATTGGTTCTTATAATCCCTATCAGGCAAGCACGCaaagaatggccaattttatcagaagccattTATACTGCTTGTATAACTTGTGTCAAATATACTTGGGCTCTTTCTCCCTAGATGTTACACCACCAAAGATCACTTACTCCACTGAGGAGCAATTAATAGCTATGATAGGAAGGCAGACCAGCTCTAAGCACATAGATACTCAAATAACTCAATGATCTGAAGTTGAACGCCAACCCACCAACAAAACTAACCGAGGTGGCACAGCAACAAGCGATGGCTCTTGCTGCTGTACCACTCCCCAAAGGGGCTATTGCACAGATCAGCTCTTATAAAAGGCAATCACTTTTAGGCAATCTAACCGTTAAGCCTGTGGGCCAAAGAGATGGATATTTGGCTGTGCACTCCGCCAATGTATTACTAAACCTTGTCTCAATTCAGCTTTTGCCaattgggcagggctctcttcacctcttgtattggttattgattgctttatatgttactctgtacgtCCAATGtattaaacccacttattgtacagcgctgcggaatatattggcactttataaatagatattAATAATACCCCATCAATGCGACAAGAGGGCAGgaactgtaaaataattttttcagtttgACAGTCAGAGTGCAACACTGACTGGGGAAGGGCAGATTTGTCAGACAGGGCGACAAAGTGCCACCCATGCCCATATGATCGGGCAACCGTCTGACCAAATCAAGGATGTCTTTAAATTAGCCAATAAGGATAATTATACTCATGACTGTCCACTTAAAGCAGCCAGAATTTTTGGCTGGGAACTGTTATTTCAGCTGTTGATTCCCACATTGAAGATCCGTGTAATCATTCTAAAATACTGCGAGAGATCTCTGATAACAGGAGACTGTACCCATGAACCCTCCCCTTAACAGGAAAATATATGTTGGACAGGAAGGAACACGTTCCCTAGGACATTAATTCACCCTCTTTCTTGGGCTGCCAAA
The sequence above is a segment of the Xenopus tropicalis strain Nigerian chromosome 7, UCB_Xtro_10.0, whole genome shotgun sequence genome. Coding sequences within it:
- the rras gene encoding ras-related protein R-Ras, yielding MSSKEPASAPVEKYKLVVVGGGGVGKSALTIQFIQSYFVSDYDPTIEDSYTKICSIDGKQTRLDILDTAGQEEFGAMREQYMRTGEGFLLIFAINDRGSFNEMSKFHTQILRVKDRDEFPMILVGNKADLDLQRQVTKEEALSFARENHIPYMEASAKIRLNVDESFHELVRAIRKFQELECPPTPAVNPKKKESKSCPCVIL